In Setaria italica strain Yugu1 chromosome I, Setaria_italica_v2.0, whole genome shotgun sequence, the genomic window GCATCACGACCAGTGCTCAGTTACTGTACTCAATAAGCATTCATGATATAACCAATAATATCATCCATATCAGCCAAAGCGCAAGCATGAATTTGCATCCTCTTTGTATTTGAATTCTGAAAGCAATTGCATTTGTTATACGTACGGAAATTGTCGCATCTATCACAATTTTCATACCCGCAAATGCTAAACTGATTTACACTCCATACAAAATTTCCTTTTCCTCTCAATCAATGTAAGTGTTTctagattttctttttttttttataaaaaaattagtgTGTGAATATCAGAACAACAGTGTTTGGGGTAAAACAGAAAATCCCCCCTTTGCCCCCTTCACACTTCTAAGCGTGAGAAGTATTTTTTGCATCTTTTGCGTAGAATGGGAATGCTTGCATCTTACACTTGTTTAAGTTAAACAGCTTGTGCTTTCTGTTATATTTCAGTGAGGGATCATACCAGCATGAAACCAGAAGAAATCAAGGAGTACAGGAAGCTCAAGCGAGCAAAGGCAGAGAAGAACCTGAATGCATATGTTCAAATAGCAAAACGCACAGGGGAAGACATAGAGGTGCCCTGTCCTGCATCGCTTTGTTGTAGCCGCTAGCTAGCTGGGTTGTACCACCCCCTCATGAATTAACGGAAAACCTGCAATTTTCACTACTGCAGTCTCAACACTAAATGAGCTTGATAAGATGAACATGATATTCTACTGTTCCAGGTTGGTTGTGAGAAAGTAATAATTGAGATGGATAATGTTGCTCAAGGACTTGAGGAACTCATCATCCTTCATAACATCACCGAGCTTGTAATGGGAGCAGCTGCAGACCAACACTTCTCAAAGTATGGATCAAAGCAAATTAATCTAGTGTTTCTCATCAACCTGTTTTCTAAAATTGGGAGCATACATAAGATGAATATGCATCTCCCTTCTGTGATTCTGAATGATTAATGAGAGTAACAGCATACTATTGAACTGAAGTACCTGAAATACTCAAAGATTTCTTTTTTGTTGCTCTCCTTCCAAGAAATGTGTTACTCCGTAGAAGCTAGCATGCTTAGAGCAAGAAGTTTCTTAAGAGTATACCTCATGATCGCACATTCTAACAGATGGTCTGTAATTGTAGAGAAATGAACACACCAAAGTCAAAGACAGCACTCAAGCTTATGGAGACAGCAGTTCCATCATGCAAGATATGGTTTACTTGTAAAGGGCATTTGATATGTACCAGGTAAAGGACGAAGTACAATTGACACCAGCAATTTTGGTACTTTCAGGCTTTTATATCTACAAATAGTACATTCAAGTTCAACTGGGAGACTGTGTCCTTAACAAGAAATATAACTCTGGTTGCTCCAGTTCAAAATATAGGGAGCACTAATTCCAGTGCACTAGTGCTCCAAATGGCTGAAAATTTACTGACCTTGCTTATCAAAACTTACAGGGAAGCAACTGAAAGCCTTCCTGCAATACTTCCATCACCTGCAAAAAATGCACCAATGGCACCAGCATACAGCATATCAAGCCAAATGGGATCAATGGCACCCGCTGAGTTGGAATATGAAGTATCAAGCTCCAAAGGATACACTTCAAGCTCATTGGTTGCAACAGAAATGACAGATTGGGATTATCTTTTCGGAGGTGATCATCCTGAATACATATGGAATGATAATATGTCATTGCCAAATAATGTCTCCGTGGTTTTTTGGGCTCAAATATGCAAGCAGATGATTCTACGCTTACAAATAAAACCTCCATATTAGCAGAATGAAGGCATGAGAGATTGGAATTTAGTTTGTAAAGTGATCTAACATGAATTTTAGGCATCAATAGTGTTCACAAATAGATTCAAGACATTACAACTTCTGTATTTTTGTATATTATATTCTTTACCTATGTTCAAAGTGATgatccaaaaaaaattattgggtTAATATTGGCGCAGGAAGTCAAACCAACCATTTTTAGAACGTGAAAAAATAACCATGCTCATATGTGAAATGTGTCCAGAAAGAGGAACAGTTTCTATCCGAGCAAATAAAACTGGTTTTAGCCATGCAGTCCAATTTTCTTTTAAAGGTAGTCATGTTGGTTTTTCACTTTAATGATAACTCCAGATTGGGGAATGACAGTGTATGGGTCATCAAGAATTGATGCTGCTGCCAATTTCTCCGGAACTGCTGCTCTACCTCCAATTATCGGTGATGCAAATGAACTAACACCAGTCCTGCATTCTCCTACACAAGAATCTGATAATGTCTACTTGCTGCTAGAATCAGCATATAATCAGGTATGTACATTATTGTAAGTATTGTAAATGAGAATGCTATCACTATATATTAAGGTCCAAAATAAATTAAGACTTTTGCTGATGGTACCTTACAGGAAGACGAACCCAGTGTAGATGAAGAAATGTATGGGAAACTTCAAGATCTATGTAGTGAAGCTAAGCTGTTGCTGGATCAAGCTGATGATAAGTCTCATAAAATAGGCAAAGCTGAAATGGACCTGCATTCAGCACTTGAAAGAGTAAGATTTCATTTATGGGTTCAGACTGCAGCTTGCATTATCTGTAAAGTAAAGTAATGAAAATAGAACCCCGAACCATCATATTGAACAACACAAACCACCAAAATCTCCTTGCAGATTAAAGAGTCAGAAGATTCTTATCTTCAAGAGGTGAGCCAGAGAAAAGAAATTGAGAAGACGTTTGCCAGACAGAGGCTGCAGATTGAAGAAATGAGAAGGCGACTATGCACATTATCTGATGAATTACAGGATTCAAAAAAGTATAACCTTATGCTTGAACAACGTATAACACAAATTAAATCTGCTGCAAAAGATCATGTGGAAGAAATTACTGAATATTTTATAAAACAATCATGTGAGGAATCTAAGAAATGCCAAAAGATCGAAATGGATCTGCTTTCGACACTTCAGAGAGTAAGCAATTTGTACCAGGAGTCTACGATTCAACTAAGGAAGCACGTGATACAAAATGTAAAGTATTCTTACAGGTTAAAGAGGTGGAGAGTTTGCTCCAAAATGAGAAGGCACAGAGGGAATATATGGAAGAGAAGATAGCAAGACAGAGGACAGAGATTGAAGAAACAAAGAGACAACGAGATAAACTATATTACGACTTCCAGGACGCAAAAGAGCAGAGGATCAGACTGGAACAAGTTGTAAGTTTGACAGTATGTTATTAAGATTCAGTGTGTTGCTGAAAATTGTTCAGAATATCTGACCGATCTTTTGAAAAGGATGCGTCTGAAGAAActaacagaagaagaaaagcGGAAAGAGATATGCTCTCATATCTTCAAAGGGTaagttttcttcttccttttctgcACCATCGTGGTCTGTAATACAAAATGCAGGTCGTCACCAAAATGTTGAATGCCCGTACAGATTAAAGACCTGGAGAATCAGCAGATACGTCAGTTGAAAAAACAGGAAACAATGGAGGAGACAATGGCAAGACAGAAGGAAGAAATTCaagcaacaaaaagaaagttaCATGAGATACATGGCAAACATATGGCTGAGATCAAGTCTGCTGTGAAAGTCCATGAAGAAAAGGATGCAAACAGCAAACAGCTTTTCCAAGAGCTCCAGGTAAAGTATGACAAGTTACTGCATGAGAGAGACACTGCAGTTATAGAAGCCAAAGAGCTGCGCCAAAAGAACAAGCAAAGTGCCTCAGTGACAAATGAAACTCCATACACCGGGTTCTCATTTGTCGAGCTGCAGAAAACAACCAACGGATTTGATGCAGAATTTAAGATTAGCGAAGATGGATTTGCAAGCATCTATAAAGGTTTTATCCGCAACACAAATGTAGCAATAAAGTTGTTCCATCCACGAAGCTTAAAAGGGCAGGCAAAGTTTTATCAAGAGGTAATTGACATTACTTCCCTTCAATTCTGTAGCGCCCCTTTTCAGAATGAGCAGTGACATTATTGTTGTACCTGGGCATCACTCCTGCAGGTTGCTGTCCTCAGTAGAGTCAGGCATCCTAATCTCGTCACACTGATGGGAGCATGCCCGGATGATTTCGCGCTCGTGTACGAATTCCTCCCAAATGGTAGCCTCGAGGACTGGCTCTCATGCAAGAAACACATGCCACCTCTGACATGGAAGGTGCGCACGCGGATCATTGGGGAGATATGCTCAGCTTTAGCCTTCATCCACTCACATAAGCCTTATCCAATTGTTCACGGTGATCTAAATCTGGGGAACATTCTCCTTGATGCCAACTTTGTCAGCAAGGTGGGAGACTTGGGCATCTGCCACCTTCTCAGACAACCCGACTTACCAACCACCAACCTGCAACATCACCCTACAAAGAACCATAAGGGGACACTTTGCTGTATGGACAATGGTGAATTCAAGTCAGCAAGAGAGCTCATGCTGTGGTCCGACGTGAACTCATTCGGCATTATCATCCTTCGCCTACTGACAGGGAGATCAAAGCAACAGATTGGTGAAATAgtggaagaagcaatggagaaAGGTAACCTGCATTCTATCATTGATGCCTCCGCAGGGGACTGGCCATTGATGCAGGCCAACCAGATGGCACAGCTTGGGCTTAGATGCATCACCTTGAGCTGGGGGCGCCAGCCAAATCTCGCAGGGGAAGTATGGGTGGTGATCGAGCAACTGATGAAAGCTGCTTGCCTGCCCACTGGGCCATCTCGATTTGCATCACCTTCAGATGCTCCCCCTCCATCACACTTCATCTGTCCAATTTTTCAGGTTCGTGATTCACCAAAACCACAAATATATAGGAACAAAAAAACATGAACCAATGATTTGCCAATAGCAGTTTAAATACATGGGACTGAAGCATCTAGATTCTGAATTTACCCCTCTTTATCTGATGCATGGTGGACAGGAAGTGATGAGTGATCCCCACATGGCAGCAGATGGGTTCACATACGAAGCCGAAGCAATCAGGGGATGGCTTGACGCGGCCGACACATCGCCGATGACAAACCTGAGACTAGCAAACCGCACGCTCACCCCAAACAAGGCGCTCCGTTCAGCGATTCTCGAGTGGCAACAGCAACAGAACCGGAGGTGACTCATTCACTGGACGCGGGTGCAGCAGCAGCTCACGCCAGATGCTTCATCCAGCTGTGAATAGTGTGGTGAATAGGGTATTGTACTGAGTTTTGTTTTAGTAGCATGCAAATTGGTGTAAGgaagggagggggggggggggggggNNNNNNNNNNNNNNNNNNNNNNNNNNNNNNNNNNNNNNNNNNNNNNNNNNNNNNNNNNNNNNNNNNNNNNNNNNNNNNNNNNNNNNNNNNNNNNNNNNNNATACAAAGAGGATGCACATTCATGCTGAGCTTTGCCTTTTTGTATGATCTTATTCGTTATATAAAGAATGCTTATGAGTACAGTAACAGAACACTGGTCGTGAAGCTCCTGCATAATACAGGGGCACAGTTCAAGTCTCCTGTGCCCCTCCTAAAGAAGAGGAAAGACTAAAGATGGGCGGGGTCACGAAAGAAACCGTATTTTATTCTTGGCGAttgtttggggggggggggcaagggTTGGTGCCGCAGTAGTGCGCCGAACGACCCCCAGGCTCGTCGGAGTTTGGTGATTCTCCCACCGGAATCGCCGGAATCCTCGTCGTCTGCTGGTCCCATCGTCCAGAGGTCAAGGGTAATTGGAAAGTCGGAGGAGCTAGAGCCGTAAGTGGCTCGCGATGGAAGCTGGAGGCAGGGAGCCAGGGAGCCAGGGACCGGGGGCCGatggtggcggaggcggaggcggagctagcggcgccggcgaccttgCCGTTGCCGGTTACCGGCCCCAAAAATTTGTAAATAGGACCCTAATttgatcgcgactattaatcgcgatccgaatattttcAAAATAGACCCTGGTTATTTTCAAATAGACCCTTATttgatcgcgattaatagtcgcgatccgatTTTTTCCAGAAATACCCTTGTTATTTTCATATATAcccctgatttggatcgcggTTATTAATGGCGATCCGAATATTTACAAAAAGACCCTGATACTTTACATATAaacccctaatttggatcgcggtTATTAATggcgatccaaatatttgtaCAAAGACCCTGgttatttgcaaagatatcCCTGATCTCTCTCTCTGCTCCCCGGCAGCACCATCCGACCGTCCGCCGgcgtcgcgccggcgccgccgtcctaCTCGCCTTCCGCCATGGATGGAACCGCAAATTCCCGCTACAGCCATCCCTCCCCTCGCTCAAGCCCTAGCACTGTCCAGTTCTCTACTTCTCTGCGCAGTGCGCACCCGCGGCAATGCAGGAAGCATGCGCTTGGTTCGCCGGCATCCGAGCCACGCGATTGAGCTCACGCCGGAGCCGCGCAGGTCGACACAGCGGCGGTGATATACAGCATCCGCAACCTACGGACCTACCCAATCGATGGGGCTATGCTCTAGTGTGTTGTGCAAtctcttccaagttccaactgcATGCACGGTTTGCACGCCTGTCCATTAAGATGCCGATGAACCTGTTCTTCAGAGTTTCGATTTCGCTGCCAAATTTGTCCGGAAGAAATCGATCCTCTGATGCTTTAGCAGAAGACCCCAGTGCGAATGCGAGTgctctttttcaaaaaaaaaaaaacattgctgGAGTGCTGGGAAAGGCCCAAGCACCAAGCGGGCCATGTCCGGAGAATGGGCTCGAAACGTAAGCCGGCGAAGACAACAGAGGCGGCGAAATTCTTCTGCGAGAGAGTCAGCGCCTTCTTTTGATCTTTCGTTGGAAAAATTTTATGTTTAGTACGGGCGAAGAACCGACCATGTTGACATAAATGCCATGCCCAGGCTCGCGTGTTCCACAGCGTTGTCAGCCACGGCGCTGTACGCACCGCTATTCagcctgttcgtttcagcttattcaaccagCTTATCAGCAgccaaatagtatttttctctcacaacaaatcagccatttcaacttttcagccagcttataagctgaaacgGACGGAACGGAAGGATCTAGTATCACAGCGGCAGCGACCATCAACTCAGAAAAGCTTCCTTTCCTACTATTTTCTGGACGGTTCTTCCCGATTCCGCCCAGGATTAGCCGTATCTGAAGAAAGAGCTTGTGCTGAACTTTGCCGAACGGCCAGCCACATTCAGAAGCTACGGAAGATACACACGGCACGGGTGTGGCCAGCGTCCATTCCATTCCATGGCGCCTCGCCGAGCACGACTGCACGAGGGAGACAGGAGAGAGGGTCGACAGCGGGGCTCCAACGGAGACGTCGTCCTCACGCTCGGACTCGAGAGAGGAGCGAACCATCAATCATATACTCCTATGCACGCAGCGCAGCAAAGCACTGAAAGCAGCATCGCCGGGATGGAGAATCGCAAATCATGCAGCAACGACTGGTTCGGTCGCCAACTGTTCGGCTGGCAGTGGCAGCGGACCCCTGGCATCTCTATTTTAGTTGCACGAACAAAAAGAATCGACAGGTGTGTGTGTCTTCGCCTGCATGGTCTGTACACTCTGTAGTAGCATTGGATAAGGGCATATTCCGCGATCTTCACCCTGTTTGCAGAAACTTGCAATTTGCAATTGAGTTCATCACATGAGCTAGCCTTTTCTGCTTTTGTTCCGTGAACAAAGTTGAGAGTTGAATCCATAGTAGGAATATTTGGTAGCAGGGATTCCAGGGAATGAAGCTGAGCCAGTCATTCGCAGCATGACCAAACCACCAGCACCCGCCGCCCCAACCCACAAGCGTGTCAGCCAGGCAGTGGTTGGGCCTTTTGTCACTAAACTAATCCGGCCGATAACCTTTTCATATTCTAATGAGAGTGGATTCATCAGTTCCTCCCATTTGCAGCCAATCATTCGAGCTCGGTCGGCTGGCCATATCCAAATCCCGAACACCATGGTTCCACCAAGAGATTTTAAAAATAGCAGTGGAGGCAACGGAACAGGAGTACAGGACCCACGGCGGGCTGACGACAACGGCGCGGTAgttggcggtggtggcgccgccCCGGACCTCCGAGCCATCCATGAtcacgcgggcggcggccggtagTACGTGTGTGGCGCGCACGGCAGGGCCGGTGGTGGAAGGGTTGTGATAGCTGAGAAGCCAGTCTAGGGGGGGCAAATCTGACGTGGGCTCATCACCGAATATCATCTGGAAACCTTTGACATTATGAAGGCTGCAGTTCTGCACATGCTATGTACTTACGCCACCATCAGAGAGGACGTGTGCCACATGAAAAGCCGTTAGTGGATGAAAACCACAGCTGAAAAAATAAGCTCGTACTACTGTATAAAAACTCTTCTTCTCTGGCGACATTTCTTATTGACTACTGTTCACCCGGGGAAATTTCGTTTACCTGCTGCTTGGCAATTGGCATCGTTGAAAATGACAATTTTAATTCAGGCTACAAATTCCAGGGACGGAGCTTCCCGTCCTGTCCTGGAATCCCGGCTTCTcctagggtgtgtttggttactgggttGTAGTGGGTCGGAATGGGTTCGACCCATATTATCCCGTGTTTGGTTGAAAAAGGAGGTGGGTTGGGTCCAACCCAGATGGGAATATTCCCACGAGATCCGGGTCCGCTGCATTCCTCCAAAACGGAGGAACCACGCCGACCCAGATGGACGCCGTGCTTCTCCGTCTCCGCACTTGCCCGCACACCGGCCGTCGAGGAGGCGGGCGGcccggcgaaggcggcggtcggcgccggGCGACAAGGAGGCGGCCGGGAGGGAGAGAGCGGGCGGCGCCCGGCGTAGGGAGGGAGCGGTCggcccggcggaggcggcggtcggcgccgggcgacgaggaggcggccgggagggagggagcgggcggcgcccggcggaggcggtggtcgGGGAGGGGGCGCAGGCCAGCGGCGGGGGCCGCTGGCGGCCAGCCGTggggcgcaggccggcggcggggagggggcgcaggctggcggcgggggccggcggcggggagggggcgcaggctggcggcgggggccggcggcggggagggggcgcaggctggcggcggggagagcaggggccggcggcggggagggggcgcaggccggcggtggggagcaggggccggcggccgggcagGAGGAGCTCGCCAGGAGGATGAGCAGGAGCGGACCgtgagggaggaagaagaagataaggaaaaaaaagagaggttgacaggtgggccccgcagctgacaggtggggcccacaactaacggtgttaaaaagACATCCACCCAATCCTctcaatctctccaaccaaacaaaagactgggttggctccaacccactcatccaaacacgggatgggtcggctccaacccataaaagtgggtcggctccaacccaacccacatcgtcccaaaaccaaacacaccgtGCCCTCCTGCCCACGCTTCCGTCTGCAGGAGTGGAGCGGGACGAACGATTGCCCTTGCCCTCAATCATCAAGCGCGCTTCGGTGTAAAGATTCCCCGTCCGTAGCTGTAGCTTGGCTGCATGGGGCCCCCTGAATCGCTGGAAAATCTGCACGATTCCAGGCCCGTTGATTGCAACGCAATCACTGTTAGCGTCTCgccctccaaaaaaaaaaaaaaagctgttaACGTCTCCCAGCCTTTCAAAAAGAGCAGCTGCAATGCAAGTACCCTTGTTGCAGCTCTCTGCTCGCTTTGGCAGAGCCGCAGCAACTTTTTACACTCCCCCCTGCAGTAGATTTCCAGTACATTTTGCAGCACGGTTCATGGGTTCCTTGCCCAACCGGATAGGTCTGCAGGTTTCTGGTCCATGAGGGCTTTTTGACTCTGGAAAGGAGAAACAACGCGCGCACTTGCGCAGCATACGGATCATgggatatctgattgtatcagGATAtggttttattaaaaaaaaagtatcagGATATGGGCACTGTCACTTGTTCCACTGAAGATAACATTTCAGAACACCGTCCTTAATTCTTTTTGGAACAATGGCCAGGATTGTTTCCTCGGTAAGTTGCTGAACCTTTGGGGTGAATTGCACTGCAgttcctccccccccccccccccccccccccccccccggtgaTGCTTCTGGAGAACCATACGGAATAACAAAGCAAAGAGGTTAGGTTCACGTTCCATCACTCGTCCAAAAAAGCGATGAATGAAATCATGCCCCGCTAGCACATGTTAAAAGCAACAACAGGAACAGTAAACTCTGTGCCGTAGGCCACTCCCAGTAGTGCTGCCATCCTACTTTTGTCAGTGTATCTGTTTGAAGCCGACGATTACAATTCATAATTTCACATGTAGCACGACGCTGGAACAGTAAGCAGAGGACAGCCACAAGTGATAACAAAAAGGTAGAGGACAGCGTTGCTCGAATGGGTGAGCTATAGCTATAAACAATTCGCAGCCGACGGACGGCAAACCACACACAAATTTCTCAACAATTCTTTCCTTGCCGCGTCGCTGTCCTGCGTGGCGGAGGGCTGTGACCTTTGGATCAGTGCGCTCGGCGCTGCCCTTTGTGGCTTCGGATCCCGGACAGAGACAAGAGAATCCTTCGAAGTGAGGAAAAGGCTCACGGAGCCTAGCAAGGATGAGTGCAGCAAAAGAATGCTGCAAGCAAGTATATCTCTTTCCCACAGGAAGTAAAAGAAACATAAAGAGGAAAAACCAATGCAATCCATACTCAATCAGTGCACCcccttgaattttttttaatgaaatatGAACCATTTCTTTCACCAATTCTGCATCATCACCTTGGAATTTGGATAGACGCTAAAAAATTTCTAGCTCCATCCTTCCGTTCCATACTTTTTTCTCATTTCAAAGTTTCTGCACATCAATTTTCTCGCTCGAAaccaaattttttttcaaatattcAAATTGGATAATCCTAGAAATAATACTACAAGTACAACGAGAGAAAACGGCATCTAACCAACCGCCAGTCTGCCCCCACTGCCAGTGGGTCCCATCACCCACTCCCGTGCTCGCCACCTTCTCTTCCTTTCCAGAAGACCAGAACCACCTCCTCATCAGTGCCCTTCTgaaaaacaaaggaaaaaaaccaGTGTCTTCCTCACTCACTCTCCACGCACTAGCCGTCCAGCTCCCGAGCTCCCTGCAC contains:
- the LOC101767634 gene encoding U-box domain-containing protein 33 isoform X2 produces the protein MEERGGGEHEAWEQPLWSARGSPATSSAGSLADEPDDDAEDKVFVAVPEDVGDGRSTLLWALHNLVRDGSEVVIVHVHSPARAIARMRDHTSMKPEEIKEYRKLKRAKAEKNLNAYVQIAKRTGEDIEVGCEKVIIEMDNVAQGLEELIILHNITELVMGAAADQHFSKEMNTPKSKTALKLMETAVPSCKIWFTCKGHLICTREATESLPAILPSPAKNAPMAPAYSISSQMGSMAPAELEYEVSSSKGYTSSSLVATEMTDWDYLFGVYGSSRIDAAANFSGTAALPPIIGDANELTPVLHSPTQESDNVYLLLESAYNQEDEPSVDEEMYGKLQDLCSEAKLLLDQADDKSHKIGKAEMDLHSALERIKESEDSYLQEVSQRKEIEKTFARQRLQIEEMRRRLCTLSDELQDSKKYNLMLEQRITQIKSAAKDHVEEITEYFIKQSCEESKKCQKIEMDLLSTLQRVKEVESLLQNEKAQREYMEEKIARQRTEIEETKRQRDKLYYDFQDAKEQRIRLEQVDASEETNRRRKAERDMLSYLQRIKDLENQQIRQLKKQETMEETMARQKEEIQATKRKLHEIHGKHMAEIKSAVKVHEEKDANSKQLFQELQVKYDKLLHERDTAVIEAKELRQKNKQSASVTNETPYTGFSFVELQKTTNGFDAEFKISEDGFASIYKGFIRNTNVAIKLFHPRSLKGQAKFYQEVAVLSRVRHPNLVTLMGACPDDFALVYEFLPNGSLEDWLSCKKHMPPLTWKVRTRIIGEICSALAFIHSHKPYPIVHGDLNLGNILLDANFVSKVGDLGICHLLRQPDLPTTNLQHHPTKNHKGTLCCMDNGEFKSARELMLWSDVNSFGIIILRLLTGRSKQQIGEIVEEAMEKGNLHSIIDASAGDWPLMQANQMAQLGLRCITLSWGRQPNLAGEVWVVIEQLMKAACLPTGPSRFASPSDAPPPSHFICPIFQEVMSDPHMAADGFTYEAEAIRGWLDAADTSPMTNLRLANRTLTPNKALRSAILEWQQQQNRR
- the LOC101767634 gene encoding U-box domain-containing protein 33 isoform X1; the protein is MEERGGGEHEAWEQPLWSARGSPATSSAGSLADEPDDDAEDKVFVAVPEDVGDGRSTLLWALHNLVRDGSEVVIVHVHSPARAIARMRDHTSMKPEEIKEYRKLKRAKAEKNLNAYVQIAKRTGEDIEVGCEKVIIEMDNVAQGLEELIILHNITELVMGAAADQHFSKEMNTPKSKTALKLMETAVPSCKIWFTCKGHLICTREATESLPAILPSPAKNAPMAPAYSISSQMGSMAPAELEYEVSSSKGYTSSSLVATEMTDWDYLFGDWGMTVYGSSRIDAAANFSGTAALPPIIGDANELTPVLHSPTQESDNVYLLLESAYNQEDEPSVDEEMYGKLQDLCSEAKLLLDQADDKSHKIGKAEMDLHSALERIKESEDSYLQEVSQRKEIEKTFARQRLQIEEMRRRLCTLSDELQDSKKYNLMLEQRITQIKSAAKDHVEEITEYFIKQSCEESKKCQKIEMDLLSTLQRVKEVESLLQNEKAQREYMEEKIARQRTEIEETKRQRDKLYYDFQDAKEQRIRLEQVDASEETNRRRKAERDMLSYLQRIKDLENQQIRQLKKQETMEETMARQKEEIQATKRKLHEIHGKHMAEIKSAVKVHEEKDANSKQLFQELQVKYDKLLHERDTAVIEAKELRQKNKQSASVTNETPYTGFSFVELQKTTNGFDAEFKISEDGFASIYKGFIRNTNVAIKLFHPRSLKGQAKFYQEVAVLSRVRHPNLVTLMGACPDDFALVYEFLPNGSLEDWLSCKKHMPPLTWKVRTRIIGEICSALAFIHSHKPYPIVHGDLNLGNILLDANFVSKVGDLGICHLLRQPDLPTTNLQHHPTKNHKGTLCCMDNGEFKSARELMLWSDVNSFGIIILRLLTGRSKQQIGEIVEEAMEKGNLHSIIDASAGDWPLMQANQMAQLGLRCITLSWGRQPNLAGEVWVVIEQLMKAACLPTGPSRFASPSDAPPPSHFICPIFQEVMSDPHMAADGFTYEAEAIRGWLDAADTSPMTNLRLANRTLTPNKALRSAILEWQQQQNRR